The following are from one region of the Prochlorococcus marinus str. SB genome:
- a CDS encoding glutamate-5-semialdehyde dehydrogenase yields MTNIFEVPQPDNDLLEKANKVRSASIEISQTENQNRIKALNFMADYLEKNSNEILDANNSDYSSAQKKGISRALLSRLKLSKSKLDSGIEGVRKVGDLADPVNKVQIKRELSKGLILERKTVPIGVLGVIFESRPDAVMQISSLAIRSGNGVMLKGGSEANLTNTAIVKALQEGLNESGLDKNAICLLTSRKDSMAMLNLEKYINLIIPRGSNELVKFIQENTRIPVLGHADGICHLFIDIEANLEMALSVALDSKIQYPAACNAIETLLVHKDIAPAFLEKAIPLFNCNDVKLIGDKRSVELGLKYEASLEDWKTEYLDLILSIKIVDDLQEAVTHIQKYSSKHTDGIITENSDTANKFMNVVDSAGVFHNCSTRFADGFRYGFGAEVGISTQTLPPRGPVGLEGLVTYKYFLKGDGNIVDDFSSGKAIYTHQDL; encoded by the coding sequence ATGACTAATATCTTTGAAGTTCCTCAACCAGATAATGATCTTTTAGAAAAAGCTAATAAAGTTCGTTCGGCATCAATAGAAATAAGTCAGACTGAAAATCAAAATCGAATTAAAGCCTTAAATTTTATGGCTGATTATCTAGAAAAAAATTCTAATGAAATATTAGATGCTAATAATTCGGATTATTCAAGTGCACAAAAAAAGGGTATTTCTAGGGCTTTACTTTCTAGATTAAAGTTATCAAAATCAAAATTAGATTCAGGAATTGAAGGAGTAAGAAAAGTTGGAGACTTAGCTGATCCTGTAAATAAAGTTCAAATTAAAAGAGAGCTTTCAAAGGGATTGATCTTAGAAAGAAAAACTGTGCCAATCGGAGTATTGGGGGTTATTTTTGAATCAAGGCCAGATGCCGTTATGCAGATTAGTTCATTAGCAATAAGATCAGGTAATGGAGTAATGCTAAAAGGTGGTAGTGAAGCTAATTTAACAAATACAGCAATAGTAAAGGCATTGCAAGAAGGTTTAAATGAATCAGGTCTTGATAAAAATGCAATATGTTTACTAACCAGTAGAAAAGATAGCATGGCGATGTTAAATCTTGAGAAATACATAAATTTAATAATTCCAAGAGGAAGTAATGAATTAGTTAAATTTATTCAGGAGAATACAAGAATTCCTGTGTTAGGCCATGCTGATGGAATTTGTCATTTGTTTATAGATATTGAGGCAAATCTAGAGATGGCTTTATCAGTCGCTTTAGACAGCAAAATTCAATATCCTGCAGCATGTAATGCTATCGAAACTTTATTAGTCCATAAAGATATCGCACCAGCTTTTTTAGAAAAGGCCATCCCTTTATTTAATTGTAATGATGTTAAATTAATTGGAGATAAGAGATCAGTTGAATTAGGGTTAAAGTATGAGGCTAGTCTAGAAGATTGGAAAACTGAATATTTGGATTTAATTTTATCGATAAAAATTGTTGATGATCTCCAGGAGGCAGTCACACATATTCAAAAATATAGTTCAAAACATACAGATGGAATAATTACTGAAAATTCAGATACTGCCAATAAATTTATGAATGTAGTTGATAGTGCAGGTGTTTTTCATAATTGCTCTACTAGGTTTGCAGATGGCTTTAGATATGGATTCGGAGCTGAGGTTGGGATATCTACTCAAACTCTTCCACCAAGGGGACCTGTAGGTCTAGAAGGTTTGGTAACTTATAAATATTTCCTAAAAGGTGATGGGAATATAGTTGATGATTTTTCATCAGGAAAGGCTATCTATACACATCAAGATCTTTAA
- a CDS encoding DUF4332 domain-containing protein codes for MESKTFLDILPNNFRHEKSFFVQNNLTDIEKLSNLSDLEINEIQRTYSLCTLNNLKKIRAIAIFKKEIGISPPQAYLLLHCGISSIKSLSRSTPYELESKIGRLERILRVKTETDTTFTLLKEWIKKASQIYKSI; via the coding sequence ATGGAAAGTAAAACCTTTTTAGACATTTTGCCAAATAATTTTAGACATGAGAAATCTTTTTTTGTTCAAAATAATTTAACTGACATTGAAAAATTAAGTAATCTTTCTGACCTAGAAATAAATGAGATTCAAAGAACATATTCACTATGCACATTGAATAATCTAAAGAAAATAAGAGCTATAGCTATTTTTAAAAAAGAAATTGGAATTTCTCCTCCGCAAGCATATCTTCTTTTACATTGCGGCATATCTTCTATTAAATCATTATCACGATCTACTCCTTACGAATTAGAGAGCAAAATTGGTAGATTAGAAAGAATTCTTAGAGTAAAAACTGAAACAGATACAACTTTTACTCTCTTAAAAGAATGGATTAAAAAAGCTAGTCAAATCTACAAATCTATTTAA
- a CDS encoding translocation/assembly module TamB domain-containing protein — protein MLLPLGFLGTFLLNNFLKETYSSRKLELEKSIENLLDKNVDLGDYVGIRFLGISLGNSKINDKNNINSEITAKNVYVGIMPFRSFLKQKWIVKISPKEAAINIDRDFFKRDESYKDDRIAKKSKSKYELNFNLNKYSHLEFNNAGLKTKVKGSVIYKSRNKQIIANVKSNFDEKGFLKFKFNTKLNQDFLKLDLFSKGLDLDNSEYIIGNRKISFKKGTFKSNFKFNKSSKRTFCEGRFSFTNLKIKPEDLAENINSDLTRFSCKDNNLIGNTEKLNYGTLTSHFNLNVPFNKSSNNINLTGSIGYINSLNPDIKLSGNIPFWFDRRGINFGDVDTSFKINRTQLSNLNIFRKNDIRGFITAKGELKGKITDPDISIFFNVDYPHFKGIRIRETWEGDIKYVNNEFLLNMKNRYSPIPSFLSIKFDSDLKLDNANFIRVFNSNKGIVGIVKEEDSYKWRADNFPLDELELSLYKNQFDKIDGIINGEGSISSDQSSLFGRLAWSLGKYRNINLANSLFDFSVKNNYFYINSSLYPIDGGVIEVEFDSNKNNFINSEFTNVSTSWTILTAFDIFNFDNKKVIPISKSNILDDLEINNYNKSFKERIDFIDNFIENRNVLEDKFNLQKYLNKFRSRYNGKITIQGDKPVNYKLNAKLNGYLDIPKDEYKNNKEEFSIDLEGGLLTGKGSLRINKLPLSTANIFLNKPRDFLGGLDMNLFYDIDKKSFFSEISSNNSSIKNNTIIFDKGLIEFDNSIFDINFSILINDSEIPINIEGLIPINKSDNLDLRLIGNGKFVELIDIFADEYFTFKEGDVNLRMILKGRLNKPQLNGFIVINDSEIDFFKNKIKDINSIIIFDFDSLEINNLKAKAEDSGEIFIKGSLPFYRKNNSDEAKINLKTNRFTLEKDNFNFLIDSDIDLSGSFESPVLGGSLSFNNGFINFNSTNQNIKKEKNLIRKEDKKDWPELYWNNKKNIEIISNETILNSVLLGETLPSYLDNLSFNNLKLKLGPEFKLQYSEIVQAYLDTKLDLTINGAVGKDLNARGLIYLKKGRANLYTTPFKLNKNKDNYILFASRSGVVPFINFSLISKVPDSIIPISENNQDLNVSGDVAVDAGSSSYGAFGIGNTRLIKIEASYEGFLDQLSFADENRRIQLRSTPSYSRSQIIGLIGGNSANLINRAFISQLNNADAFSERFQFSLYPALIENNDSFNNIFSNENLDIENDDQSSSNQELSSQAWVAEIGLDITDAINFAFQTVPGRDDISPLGILTFQANPNLELLGSYDSNGDWKSQVQLFFRY, from the coding sequence ATGCTCTTACCTTTAGGTTTTTTAGGCACTTTTTTATTAAATAATTTTTTAAAAGAAACTTATAGTTCTAGGAAATTAGAACTAGAAAAAAGTATTGAAAATCTTTTAGATAAAAATGTTGATTTAGGTGATTATGTTGGGATTAGATTTCTAGGTATTTCTTTGGGTAATTCAAAAATTAATGATAAAAACAATATAAATTCTGAAATTACAGCCAAAAATGTATATGTAGGCATTATGCCTTTTAGATCTTTTTTAAAACAAAAATGGATTGTGAAAATAAGTCCTAAGGAAGCTGCCATAAATATAGATAGAGATTTTTTTAAAAGGGACGAATCTTATAAAGATGATCGAATTGCAAAAAAATCAAAATCTAAGTATGAGTTGAACTTTAACTTAAATAAATATTCACATCTGGAGTTTAATAATGCAGGATTAAAAACAAAAGTAAAAGGTAGTGTTATTTACAAGTCAAGAAATAAACAAATCATTGCAAATGTAAAATCAAATTTTGATGAAAAGGGTTTTTTAAAATTTAAATTTAATACAAAATTAAATCAAGACTTTTTAAAACTGGATTTATTTTCTAAGGGTTTAGATCTTGATAATTCTGAATATATTATTGGTAATAGAAAAATTAGCTTTAAAAAGGGTACCTTTAAATCTAACTTTAAATTTAATAAATCATCAAAGCGCACATTTTGTGAAGGAAGATTTTCTTTTACTAATTTAAAAATAAAACCAGAAGATTTAGCAGAGAATATAAATTCAGATTTAACTAGGTTTTCTTGTAAAGATAATAATTTAATTGGTAATACAGAAAAATTAAATTATGGAACTTTGACTTCTCATTTTAATCTCAATGTACCATTTAATAAAAGTTCCAATAATATTAATCTTACAGGAAGTATTGGATACATTAATAGCCTGAATCCAGATATCAAATTATCGGGTAATATTCCCTTCTGGTTTGATAGAAGAGGTATTAATTTTGGAGATGTAGATACTAGTTTCAAAATAAATAGAACACAATTATCTAATTTAAATATTTTCCGGAAAAATGATATAAGGGGTTTCATTACTGCTAAAGGAGAATTAAAAGGAAAAATTACGGATCCTGATATTTCTATATTCTTTAATGTTGATTATCCTCACTTTAAAGGTATCCGGATTAGAGAGACATGGGAGGGAGATATTAAGTATGTAAATAATGAATTTCTGCTAAATATGAAAAATAGATATTCTCCAATCCCTTCATTTCTTTCAATTAAGTTTGATTCTGATCTTAAGCTAGATAATGCAAATTTTATAAGAGTTTTTAACTCAAATAAAGGGATTGTAGGTATTGTCAAAGAGGAAGATAGTTATAAATGGCGAGCGGATAATTTTCCTCTTGATGAACTTGAATTATCTTTATACAAAAATCAATTTGATAAAATTGATGGGATTATTAATGGTGAGGGATCAATTTCGTCAGACCAGTCATCGCTATTTGGGAGACTTGCTTGGAGTTTAGGTAAATATAGAAATATTAATCTAGCCAATTCATTATTTGATTTCAGCGTCAAAAATAATTATTTTTATATAAATTCTTCACTTTATCCAATTGATGGAGGAGTAATTGAAGTCGAATTTGATTCAAATAAAAATAATTTTATTAATTCAGAATTTACGAATGTAAGTACTAGTTGGACTATTCTTACCGCTTTTGATATTTTTAACTTTGATAATAAAAAAGTTATTCCCATCAGTAAATCGAATATTTTGGATGATTTGGAAATAAATAATTATAATAAATCATTTAAAGAGAGGATCGATTTTATAGATAACTTTATTGAAAATAGGAATGTGCTAGAGGACAAATTTAATTTGCAAAAATATTTAAATAAATTTAGAAGTAGATACAATGGGAAAATTACTATACAGGGCGATAAACCAGTTAATTATAAATTGAATGCAAAATTAAATGGCTATCTTGATATACCTAAGGATGAATACAAGAATAACAAAGAGGAATTTTCTATTGATTTGGAAGGCGGATTATTAACGGGTAAAGGTTCTTTAAGAATTAATAAATTACCATTAAGTACAGCAAATATCTTTTTAAATAAACCAAGAGATTTTCTTGGAGGGTTAGATATGAATTTATTTTATGATATTGATAAAAAATCTTTCTTTAGTGAAATTTCTTCCAATAATTCATCAATTAAAAATAACACAATAATATTTGATAAAGGACTAATTGAATTTGATAACTCTATTTTTGATATTAATTTTTCAATTCTAATAAATGATTCTGAAATCCCAATTAATATTGAAGGCTTAATACCTATAAATAAATCAGATAACTTAGATCTAAGATTGATTGGGAATGGAAAATTTGTTGAGTTAATAGATATTTTTGCTGATGAATACTTTACTTTTAAAGAAGGTGATGTGAATCTAAGAATGATTCTAAAAGGTAGGTTAAATAAACCACAATTAAATGGATTTATCGTAATTAACGATTCTGAAATTGATTTTTTTAAAAATAAAATAAAAGATATTAATAGCATAATAATTTTTGATTTTGATTCTTTAGAGATCAATAATCTAAAAGCAAAGGCTGAAGATTCTGGGGAAATTTTTATAAAAGGGTCTTTGCCTTTTTATCGTAAGAATAATTCCGACGAGGCAAAAATTAATTTGAAAACAAATAGATTTACTTTAGAAAAAGATAATTTTAATTTCTTAATAGATTCAGATATAGATTTAAGTGGATCATTTGAAAGTCCTGTTTTGGGAGGCTCTCTTTCTTTTAATAATGGATTTATTAATTTTAATAGCACCAATCAAAATATCAAAAAAGAAAAAAATCTTATACGAAAAGAGGATAAAAAAGATTGGCCAGAACTCTATTGGAATAATAAAAAAAATATTGAAATAATATCAAATGAAACAATTTTGAATTCAGTTCTTTTAGGAGAAACTTTGCCTAGCTATCTAGATAATTTGAGTTTTAATAATCTTAAATTAAAACTTGGACCAGAATTTAAACTTCAATATTCAGAGATAGTTCAAGCTTATTTAGATACCAAATTAGACCTTACTATAAATGGTGCGGTAGGAAAAGATTTAAATGCTAGGGGTCTTATTTACCTAAAGAAAGGAAGAGCAAATCTATATACTACACCGTTTAAACTTAATAAAAATAAAGATAATTATATTCTATTTGCATCAAGAAGTGGTGTGGTTCCATTTATAAATTTTTCTTTAATCAGTAAAGTTCCAGATTCTATAATACCTATAAGTGAAAACAATCAGGATTTAAATGTATCAGGTGATGTTGCTGTCGACGCTGGTTCAAGCAGTTATGGTGCATTTGGAATTGGTAATACTAGGCTTATCAAAATTGAAGCATCTTATGAAGGATTTTTAGATCAATTATCTTTCGCTGATGAAAATAGAAGAATCCAATTAAGGAGCACGCCAAGCTATAGCAGATCACAAATAATTGGTTTAATTGGAGGTAACTCTGCAAATTTAATAAATAGAGCATTTATTTCGCAACTTAATAATGCTGATGCATTTAGTGAAAGATTTCAGTTTTCTTTATATCCAGCGTTGATAGAAAATAATGATTCATTTAATAATATTTTTTCCAATGAAAATTTAGATATAGAAAATGATGATCAATCATCTTCTAATCAGGAATTGTCTTCTCAAGCTTGGGTAGCCGAAATAGGGCTTGATATTACTGATGCGATAAATTTTGCCTTTCAAACCGTTCCAGGTAGAGATGATATTTCACCTTTAGGGATTTTGACTTTTCAGGCTAATCCAAACTTAGAATTATTAGGTTCTTATGATTCCAATGGGGATTGGAAAAGTCAAGTTCAGTTATTTTTTAGATATTAA
- a CDS encoding DUF2518 family protein, which produces MSFFELLENTPKIFGFFGIFLFICTIAAFIFNFGFKFRIIGATIFSLLLSLSSWAFIQSYSEKVMIEGAKYVPIVYDNGFDLIIAKADDNFPEESIDPTLEQLSENLMKGSRSGANVKIKIRKLEKISDGVSKPVVIGEVQKNVKMN; this is translated from the coding sequence ATGTCTTTTTTTGAACTATTAGAGAACACACCCAAAATTTTTGGATTCTTTGGAATATTTCTTTTCATTTGCACAATAGCAGCTTTTATATTTAATTTTGGTTTTAAATTTCGAATAATTGGAGCAACTATCTTTTCATTATTGCTTTCTTTGAGTAGTTGGGCATTTATACAAAGTTACTCCGAAAAGGTTATGATAGAGGGTGCAAAATATGTTCCGATTGTTTATGACAATGGGTTCGATTTGATTATTGCTAAAGCAGATGATAACTTTCCAGAAGAATCTATTGACCCAACTTTAGAACAATTATCGGAAAACTTAATGAAAGGTAGCAGATCTGGTGCGAATGTAAAAATAAAGATAAGAAAACTTGAAAAAATTTCAGATGGTGTAAGTAAACCAGTGGTCATAGGAGAAGTTCAGAAAAATGTCAAAATGAATTAG
- a CDS encoding CocE/NonD family hydrolase: MSGSRWFDKSLILRDGVKLISRIWLPNSNGPWPALLMRQPYGREIASTITYSHPEWWASKGYMVIIQDVRGMGSSEGVFNGFSQEASDTSETHEWVRSLKECNGKLGLYGFSYQGFTQLTGELNSKPPDCLSPAMTGMNIKDHWCSDGGAYWWHNNIAWGLQIAALKMKKENNLFEWEKIRLALENKSYLTEGIEILKKYDPNSFVLEWLKNLNNARPFEEFKPISTWIKQPMLIIGGLWDPHLKGAFDLYKKSKEAGGSPEIIIGNATHLNWWEGSQESLLNFFDKHLKLDEDFNSKNLKDEKKIWNISLNKWEDLDNKFNPEFIYGLKSDGTANIEVEDGSLTINSKGSGWFTIVHDPWRPTPSDGGHLGPNPGKFNRSIIDKRLDVGVFQTNSFEEDQYLTGVPILEIQVKSDQPNFDICLALSLVEEGSEKVNQFSTGFLRVKNSKINEECIYQITMQPTNICLIKDSKLRLSISAAAYPAIGVNPGFGEGNIGSPSANHRVITLSFCLDKTFMKMTPFFYK, translated from the coding sequence ATGTCTGGTTCAAGATGGTTTGACAAGTCTCTAATACTTAGAGATGGAGTAAAACTTATATCAAGGATTTGGTTACCTAATAGTAATGGGCCATGGCCTGCATTATTAATGAGACAACCTTATGGCAGGGAAATTGCTTCAACTATTACCTATTCTCATCCTGAATGGTGGGCTTCCAAAGGGTATATGGTCATAATTCAAGACGTTAGAGGTATGGGTTCTTCTGAAGGAGTCTTTAATGGTTTTTCTCAAGAAGCTAGCGATACTTCAGAAACTCATGAATGGGTAAGGTCTCTAAAAGAATGTAATGGGAAACTTGGCTTATATGGTTTTTCTTATCAAGGATTTACTCAACTAACCGGTGAATTAAATTCAAAGCCGCCCGATTGTTTATCTCCAGCAATGACTGGGATGAATATTAAGGATCATTGGTGCTCAGATGGAGGAGCATATTGGTGGCATAACAATATTGCATGGGGTCTTCAAATCGCAGCACTAAAAATGAAAAAAGAAAATAATTTGTTTGAGTGGGAAAAAATAAGATTAGCCTTAGAAAATAAAAGTTATTTAACTGAAGGAATTGAAATTTTAAAAAAATATGATCCTAATAGCTTTGTTTTGGAATGGCTTAAAAATTTAAATAATGCTCGCCCATTTGAAGAATTTAAACCAATCTCAACATGGATTAAACAACCTATGTTAATTATTGGAGGACTATGGGATCCACATTTAAAAGGTGCCTTTGATCTTTATAAAAAATCTAAAGAAGCTGGTGGGAGCCCAGAGATTATTATTGGGAATGCAACACATCTAAATTGGTGGGAGGGATCACAAGAATCTTTATTAAATTTTTTTGATAAACATTTAAAATTAGATGAGGATTTTAATTCTAAAAATTTAAAAGACGAGAAAAAAATATGGAATATTTCATTAAATAAATGGGAAGATTTAGATAACAAATTTAATCCTGAATTTATTTATGGACTCAAAAGCGATGGTACAGCAAATATAGAGGTTGAAGATGGAAGTCTGACCATAAATTCAAAAGGATCAGGATGGTTCACAATTGTTCATGACCCATGGAGACCTACTCCATCTGACGGTGGACATTTAGGTCCAAATCCAGGAAAATTTAACAGAAGCATTATTGATAAACGACTTGATGTAGGTGTTTTTCAAACCAATTCTTTTGAAGAAGATCAATATTTAACAGGAGTCCCCATATTAGAAATCCAAGTAAAAAGTGATCAGCCCAATTTTGACATCTGCCTTGCTTTATCTCTAGTTGAAGAAGGTAGTGAAAAGGTGAATCAATTTTCAACCGGATTCTTGAGGGTTAAAAACTCCAAAATAAATGAAGAATGCATTTATCAAATTACAATGCAACCAACAAATATTTGTTTAATTAAAGATAGCAAGCTTCGCTTATCTATATCTGCAGCAGCTTATCCCGCTATTGGAGTTAATCCTGGATTTGGGGAGGGGAATATTGGATCTCCTTCGGCAAATCATAGAGTTATTACTTTAAGTTTTTGCCTTGATAAAACATTTATGAAAATGACCCCTTTTTTTTATAAATAA
- the folB gene encoding dihydroneopterin aldolase, translating into METFLKIENIKLWARVGVLDEERELGQLFILDIFLWTDFEKCTVNDDIKKTIDYSKLVQILKDQSKKIYCFTIEKYSNAIIEIIDQEFKLSKVKIILTKCNPPITGFDGKVSIVRILEK; encoded by the coding sequence ATGGAAACTTTTTTAAAAATTGAGAATATTAAACTTTGGGCTAGGGTTGGCGTTCTTGATGAAGAAAGGGAATTAGGACAACTATTTATTTTAGATATTTTTTTGTGGACTGATTTTGAAAAATGTACAGTAAATGATGATATAAAAAAAACAATTGACTATTCAAAATTAGTTCAAATTTTAAAAGATCAATCAAAGAAAATATATTGTTTCACAATCGAAAAATATTCAAATGCAATTATAGAAATCATTGATCAGGAATTTAAGCTTTCTAAAGTTAAAATTATTTTGACAAAATGTAATCCTCCAATCACAGGTTTCGATGGGAAGGTCTCAATAGTAAGAATTCTTGAAAAATAA
- a CDS encoding M3 family metallopeptidase — MDTSIFKYGELPEFKKFTPESISKQFPAVLEKIAEEFKNIEKNLSNYLIQNDLNWDKVINPLNEVNEILRWSWGVISHLNAVNNSESLRDIYSKFLPEIISLSNKFGQSKIIYNSLVKLKETNKFDQIKNRILDKEILEMQHRGISLQKNDQEEFNKISEKLGELSTEFSNNVLDATNEWFLILNKKSEVDGLPERVLELMAISAHNHLKKDEEVDIKNGPWKLSLDIPTYTSFMTYASERNLREKLYKAFVSRASQGEKSNSQIIEDILSLRTKQANLLGYKSWAELSLSTKMAKEIKNVENLLEELREPAFKAAKIELETLDKFSKANGFPKSQNIEPWDISYWSELLRKEKFNLDQESLRPWFPLNDVLKGLFKLSEKLFEIKVVEATDEAPLWNDDVLFFNILNNENKKIASFYLDPYSRPESKRGGAWMDECLNKNNVGKKTLPVAYLVCNQTPPSKDKPSLMSFEEVQTLFHEFGHGLQHMLTTVNLPQAAGINNVEWDAVELPSQFMENWCFHKNTLLNIAKHYKTGEKLSDENFEKLLKNRTFNCGMATLRQLHFAITDLRLHSSIDKNEGKTADEIRREIAKHTTIIEPIQEDHFLCCFSHIFAGGYSAGYYSYKWAEVLSADAFSMFEEADLENSENLKLIGKKFKDTILSLGGSLPPLDIFKLFRGREPQTDSLIRHLGLSGAT, encoded by the coding sequence ATGGATACCTCAATTTTTAAATATGGAGAATTACCAGAATTTAAAAAATTTACTCCCGAAAGCATAAGTAAACAATTCCCAGCAGTACTAGAAAAGATAGCTGAAGAATTTAAAAACATAGAAAAAAATTTATCTAATTATTTGATTCAAAATGATTTAAATTGGGATAAGGTAATAAATCCTTTAAATGAAGTAAATGAAATTCTTAGATGGAGTTGGGGAGTAATAAGCCACCTAAATGCTGTAAATAATTCTGAAAGTTTAAGAGATATTTATTCAAAATTTCTTCCAGAGATTATTAGCTTGAGTAATAAGTTCGGGCAAAGCAAAATAATTTACAATTCTTTAGTCAAGCTTAAAGAAACAAATAAGTTTGATCAAATTAAAAACAGAATTTTAGATAAAGAAATTCTTGAGATGCAACATAGAGGAATTTCACTACAAAAGAATGATCAAGAAGAATTCAACAAAATTTCAGAAAAGCTTGGAGAACTATCAACTGAATTTAGTAACAATGTTCTTGATGCCACTAACGAATGGTTTTTAATTTTAAATAAAAAATCTGAAGTAGATGGTCTTCCTGAACGAGTACTAGAATTGATGGCAATTTCTGCACACAATCACTTAAAAAAAGATGAAGAAGTTGATATTAAAAATGGTCCTTGGAAATTAAGTCTAGATATTCCAACTTATACTTCGTTCATGACATATGCCTCCGAGCGTAATCTTAGAGAAAAGCTATACAAGGCATTCGTTAGTAGGGCTTCTCAAGGAGAAAAAAGTAATTCTCAAATCATTGAAGATATATTATCTCTCAGGACTAAACAAGCAAATCTTCTTGGTTATAAAAGTTGGGCAGAACTAAGTTTGTCAACGAAAATGGCTAAAGAAATAAAAAATGTAGAAAACCTATTAGAAGAATTGAGAGAACCAGCATTCAAAGCTGCAAAAATTGAATTAGAAACACTCGATAAGTTTTCTAAAGCTAATGGATTTCCAAAATCGCAGAATATTGAACCATGGGATATTAGTTATTGGTCTGAACTTCTTAGAAAGGAAAAGTTTAATTTGGATCAAGAGTCTTTGAGACCTTGGTTCCCACTAAATGATGTTTTGAAAGGTTTATTTAAATTAAGTGAGAAGCTTTTTGAAATTAAAGTAGTCGAGGCAACTGATGAGGCACCTCTCTGGAATGATGACGTTTTATTTTTTAATATCCTCAATAATGAAAATAAAAAAATTGCATCTTTTTACCTAGATCCATATTCAAGGCCTGAATCAAAAAGAGGAGGGGCTTGGATGGATGAATGTTTGAATAAAAATAATGTTGGCAAAAAGACCCTTCCTGTAGCTTATCTAGTTTGTAATCAGACTCCACCATCAAAAGATAAACCTAGTTTGATGAGTTTTGAAGAAGTTCAGACTCTTTTCCACGAATTTGGTCATGGTCTTCAACACATGCTTACTACTGTAAATCTTCCTCAAGCAGCTGGCATTAATAATGTTGAGTGGGATGCAGTCGAACTTCCAAGTCAATTTATGGAAAACTGGTGTTTTCATAAAAATACACTTTTGAATATTGCTAAGCACTACAAAACAGGAGAAAAACTATCCGATGAGAATTTTGAGAAGCTCCTGAAGAATAGAACTTTTAATTGTGGTATGGCTACTCTTAGACAACTACATTTTGCAATTACAGACCTTAGATTGCACAGTAGTATTGATAAAAATGAAGGTAAAACAGCAGATGAAATAAGAAGAGAAATTGCAAAACATACTACTATTATTGAACCAATTCAAGAAGATCACTTTCTTTGTTGTTTTAGTCATATATTTGCAGGGGGATATTCTGCAGGATATTACTCATATAAATGGGCTGAAGTTCTAAGTGCTGATGCATTTTCAATGTTTGAAGAAGCTGATCTAGAAAACTCTGAAAATTTAAAATTAATAGGAAAGAAATTCAAAGATACAATACTTAGCTTGGGAGGAAGCTTGCCTCCGTTAGACATATTTAAACTATTCAGAGGAAGAGAACCACAAACTGATTCTTTAATAAGACACTTAGGTTTATCTGGAGCTACATAA
- a CDS encoding esterase/lipase family protein, with translation MEKRNPIILIHGLWNTSSIFSSITSKLDDIGIEYFAPTLNHSYGMTSIMELTNKLNELILEKYGLEKEIDILGFFMGGIIGRYWLQKFNGYKRTRRLISIGSPHKGTLMAQLIPKYPFRGISEMKINSKFLRELANNDFFLDDIECINFFTYWDMMVFPGWWTNLNIGKKISVKVYKHRNLVRNKSVVNKIIDEIIM, from the coding sequence TTGGAAAAAAGAAATCCTATTATATTGATTCATGGTCTTTGGAATACTTCAAGTATTTTTTCTTCTATTACCTCAAAACTTGATGATATTGGCATTGAATATTTTGCCCCAACTCTTAACCATTCATACGGAATGACTTCAATCATGGAGTTGACTAATAAATTAAACGAATTAATTTTAGAGAAATATGGTTTAGAAAAAGAAATAGATATTTTGGGATTTTTTATGGGAGGAATAATTGGTAGATACTGGCTTCAAAAATTTAATGGGTATAAAAGAACAAGAAGATTAATATCTATAGGTTCCCCTCATAAAGGAACTTTGATGGCTCAATTAATACCTAAATACCCCTTTAGAGGAATATCAGAAATGAAAATAAATAGTAAGTTTTTAAGAGAACTCGCAAATAATGATTTTTTTCTTGATGATATTGAGTGTATTAATTTCTTTACTTATTGGGATATGATGGTTTTCCCTGGCTGGTGGACTAATTTAAATATTGGAAAAAAAATATCAGTAAAAGTCTATAAACATAGAAACCTTGTAAGAAATAAATCTGTGGTTAACAAAATAATCGATGAAATTATTATGTAG